The Caretta caretta isolate rCarCar2 chromosome 10, rCarCar1.hap1, whole genome shotgun sequence genome has a window encoding:
- the SMURF1 gene encoding E3 ubiquitin-protein ligase SMURF1 isoform X2, which translates to MSNPGTRRNGSSIKIRLTVLCAKNLAKKDFFRLPDPFAKIVVDGSGQCHSTDTVKNTLDPKWNQHYDLYVGKTDSITISVWNHKKIHKKQGAGFLGCVRLLSNAISRLKDTGYQRLDLCKLNPTDTDAVRGQIVVSLQTRDRIGSGGSVVDCRGLLENEGTVYEDSGPGRPLSCFMEEPAPYTDTTGAAGGGNCRFVESPSQDQRLQAQRLRNPEVRGHVQTPQNRPHGHQSPDLPEGYEQRTTVQGQVYFLHTQTGVSTWHDPRIPRDLNSVNCDELGPLPPGWEVRSTVSGRIYFVDHNNRTTQFTDPRLHHIMKVNVLLRFFQSHQCQLKEPSQPLPVPNEGSLEDGEELPAQRYERDLVQKLKVLRHELSLQQPQAGHCRIEVSREEIFEESYRQIMKMRPKDLKKRLMVKFRGEEGLDYGGVAREWLYLLCHEMLNPYYGLFQYSTDNIYMLQINPDSSINPDHLSYFHFVGRIMGLAVFHGHYINGGFTVPFYKQLLGKPIQLSDLESVDPELHKSLVWILENDITPVLDHTFCVEHNAFGRILQHELKPNGRNVPVTEENKKEYVRLYVNWRFMRGIEAQFLALQKGFNELIPQHLLKPFDQKELELIIGGLDKIDLNDWKSNTRLKHCMADSNIVKWFWQAVETFDEERRARLLQFVTGSTRVPLQGFKALQGAAGPRLFTIHLIDANTDNLPKAHTCFNRIDIPPYESYEKLYEKLLTAVEETCGFAVE; encoded by the exons taTTATGTGCCAAGAATCTTGCAAAAAAAGATTTCTTCA GACTTCCTGATCCATTTGCAAAAATAGTAGTAGACGGATCAGGTCAGTGCCATTCAACTGACACTGTGAAGAACACGTTAGACCCCAAGTGGAACCAGCATTATGATCT aTATGTTGGGAAAACAGATTCTATAACCATCAGTGTATGGAATCACAAGAAAATACACAAGAAACAGGGAGCTGGCTTCCTGGGGTGTGTCCGTCTCCTTTCCAATGCCATCAGCAGACTAAAAGATACTGGAT ACCAGCGTTTGGATCTATGCAAATTAAACCCCACAGATACTGATGCAGTACGAGGCCAAATAGTGG TCAGTTTACAGACACGGGACAGAATAGGCTCAGGAGGTTCTGTGGTAGATTGTAGAGGGCTGTTGGAGAACGAAGG AACGGTTTATGAAGATTCTGGACCTGGAAGGCCACtcagctgtttcatggaggaACCAGCACCATATACAGATACTACTGGTGCTGCTGGTGGAGGGAATTGTAGGTTTGTGGAATCCCCTAGTCAAGATCAGAGGCTTCAGGCACAGCGACTTCGAAACCCTGAAGTCAGAGGTCATGTACAAACACCTCAGAATAGACCACATGGTCATCAGTCACCTGACCTACCTGAAGGTTACG AACAAAGGACAACGGTACAGGGACAGGtttattttttgcacacacagacTGGAGTTAGTACGTGGCATGACCCCAGGATACCAAG aGACCTTAACAGTGTGAATTGTGATGAACTAGGACCTCTGCCACCGGGTTGGGAAGTGAGAAGTACAGTGTCTGGAAGAATATATTTTGTAGATCACAATAACAGAACCACACAGTTCACAGACCCAAGATTACATCACATTATGAA AGTAAATGTTTTACTTCGTTTTTTCCAAAGCCATCAATGCCAACTAAAAGAACCGAGCCAGCCTTTGCCAGTCCCAAATGAGGGGTCATTAGAAGATGGTGAGGAGTTGCCTGCACAAAGATATGAAAGAGACTTAGTACAGAAATTAAAAGTCCTTAGACATGAACTCTCTCTTCAGCAACCACAAGCTGGTCACTGCCGCATTGAAGTATCCAGAGAAGAAATATTTGAG GAGTCCTACCGTCAGATAATGAAGATGAGGCCAAAAGACTTGAAAAAGAGGCTGATGGTGAAATTTCGAGGAGAAGAAGGCTTGGATTATGGTGGAGTGGCAAG AGAGTGGTTGTATTTACTGTGCCATGAAATGTTGAACCCCTATTATGGACTCTTCCAGTACTCTACTGACAATATTTACATGCTGCAAATCAATCCAGACTCTTCTATCAATCCT GATCACTTATCATATTTCCATTTTGTTGGTCGGATAATGGGTTTAGCTGTGTTCCATGGACACTACATCAATGGGGGTTTCACAGTTCCCTTCTACAAACAGCTGCTGGGGAAACCCATTCAGCTATCTGATCTGGAATCTGTTGACCCAGAACTGCACAAGAGTTTAGTTTGGATTTT AGAGAATGACATCACCCCAGTGTTGGACCATACTTTCTGTGTGGAACACAATGCTTTTGGGCGGATTCTGCAGCATGAGCTCAAACCAAATGGCAGAAATGTTCCTGTTACAGAAGAGAACAAGAAAGAATATGTCAG GTTGTATGTAAACTGGCGATTTATGAGAGGAATTGAGGCACAATTTCTGGCTCTACAAAAAGGTTTTAATGAACTTATTCCTCAACACTTACTAAAGCCTTTTGACCAGAAGGAGCTTGAG CTAATAATAGGAGGCCTGGATAAGATAGACCTGAATGACTGGAAGTCAAACACACGTCTAAAGCACTGCATGGCAGATAGCAATATCGTAAAGTGGTTTTGGCAAGCTGTGGAAACGTTTGATGAGGAAAGAAGGGCAAGGCTGTTACAGTTTGTGACTGGGTCCACACGTGTCCCTCTTCAAGGTTTCAAGGCTTTGCAAG GCGCTGCAGGACCCAGGCTGTTTACCATCCATTTGATAGATGCAAATACAGACAACCTTCCAAAAGCCCACACTTG CTTTAACCGGATTGACATTCCGCCTTATGAGTCATATGAGAAGCTTTATGAGAAGCTACTGACAGCTGTGGAAGAGACATGTGGATTTGCTGTGGAGTGA
- the SMURF1 gene encoding E3 ubiquitin-protein ligase SMURF1 isoform X1 codes for MSNPGTRRNGSSIKIRLTVLCAKNLAKKDFFRLPDPFAKIVVDGSGQCHSTDTVKNTLDPKWNQHYDLYVGKTDSITISVWNHKKIHKKQGAGFLGCVRLLSNAISRLKDTGYQRLDLCKLNPTDTDAVRGQIVVSLQTRDRIGSGGSVVDCRGLLENEGTVYEDSGPGRPLSCFMEEPAPYTDTTGAAGGGNCRFVESPSQDQRLQAQRLRNPEVRGHVQTPQNRPHGHQSPDLPEGYEQRTTVQGQVYFLHTQTGVSTWHDPRIPRDLNSVNCDELGPLPPGWEVRSTVSGRIYFVDHNNRTTQFTDPRLHHIMKVNVLLRFFQSHQCQLKEPSQPLPVPNEGSLEDGEELPAQRYERDLVQKLKVLRHELSLQQPQAGHCRIEVSREEIFEESYRQIMKMRPKDLKKRLMVKFRGEEGLDYGGVAREWLYLLCHEMLNPYYGLFQYSTDNIYMLQINPDSSINPDHLSYFHFVGRIMGLAVFHGHYINGGFTVPFYKQLLGKPIQLSDLESVDPELHKSLVWILENDITPVLDHTFCVEHNAFGRILQHELKPNGRNVPVTEENKKEYVRLYVNWRFMRGIEAQFLALQKGFNELIPQHLLKPFDQKELELIIGGLDKIDLNDWKSNTRLKHCMADSNIVKWFWQAVETFDEERRARLLQFVTGSTRVPLQGFKALQGSTGAAGPRLFTIHLIDANTDNLPKAHTCFNRIDIPPYESYEKLYEKLLTAVEETCGFAVE; via the exons taTTATGTGCCAAGAATCTTGCAAAAAAAGATTTCTTCA GACTTCCTGATCCATTTGCAAAAATAGTAGTAGACGGATCAGGTCAGTGCCATTCAACTGACACTGTGAAGAACACGTTAGACCCCAAGTGGAACCAGCATTATGATCT aTATGTTGGGAAAACAGATTCTATAACCATCAGTGTATGGAATCACAAGAAAATACACAAGAAACAGGGAGCTGGCTTCCTGGGGTGTGTCCGTCTCCTTTCCAATGCCATCAGCAGACTAAAAGATACTGGAT ACCAGCGTTTGGATCTATGCAAATTAAACCCCACAGATACTGATGCAGTACGAGGCCAAATAGTGG TCAGTTTACAGACACGGGACAGAATAGGCTCAGGAGGTTCTGTGGTAGATTGTAGAGGGCTGTTGGAGAACGAAGG AACGGTTTATGAAGATTCTGGACCTGGAAGGCCACtcagctgtttcatggaggaACCAGCACCATATACAGATACTACTGGTGCTGCTGGTGGAGGGAATTGTAGGTTTGTGGAATCCCCTAGTCAAGATCAGAGGCTTCAGGCACAGCGACTTCGAAACCCTGAAGTCAGAGGTCATGTACAAACACCTCAGAATAGACCACATGGTCATCAGTCACCTGACCTACCTGAAGGTTACG AACAAAGGACAACGGTACAGGGACAGGtttattttttgcacacacagacTGGAGTTAGTACGTGGCATGACCCCAGGATACCAAG aGACCTTAACAGTGTGAATTGTGATGAACTAGGACCTCTGCCACCGGGTTGGGAAGTGAGAAGTACAGTGTCTGGAAGAATATATTTTGTAGATCACAATAACAGAACCACACAGTTCACAGACCCAAGATTACATCACATTATGAA AGTAAATGTTTTACTTCGTTTTTTCCAAAGCCATCAATGCCAACTAAAAGAACCGAGCCAGCCTTTGCCAGTCCCAAATGAGGGGTCATTAGAAGATGGTGAGGAGTTGCCTGCACAAAGATATGAAAGAGACTTAGTACAGAAATTAAAAGTCCTTAGACATGAACTCTCTCTTCAGCAACCACAAGCTGGTCACTGCCGCATTGAAGTATCCAGAGAAGAAATATTTGAG GAGTCCTACCGTCAGATAATGAAGATGAGGCCAAAAGACTTGAAAAAGAGGCTGATGGTGAAATTTCGAGGAGAAGAAGGCTTGGATTATGGTGGAGTGGCAAG AGAGTGGTTGTATTTACTGTGCCATGAAATGTTGAACCCCTATTATGGACTCTTCCAGTACTCTACTGACAATATTTACATGCTGCAAATCAATCCAGACTCTTCTATCAATCCT GATCACTTATCATATTTCCATTTTGTTGGTCGGATAATGGGTTTAGCTGTGTTCCATGGACACTACATCAATGGGGGTTTCACAGTTCCCTTCTACAAACAGCTGCTGGGGAAACCCATTCAGCTATCTGATCTGGAATCTGTTGACCCAGAACTGCACAAGAGTTTAGTTTGGATTTT AGAGAATGACATCACCCCAGTGTTGGACCATACTTTCTGTGTGGAACACAATGCTTTTGGGCGGATTCTGCAGCATGAGCTCAAACCAAATGGCAGAAATGTTCCTGTTACAGAAGAGAACAAGAAAGAATATGTCAG GTTGTATGTAAACTGGCGATTTATGAGAGGAATTGAGGCACAATTTCTGGCTCTACAAAAAGGTTTTAATGAACTTATTCCTCAACACTTACTAAAGCCTTTTGACCAGAAGGAGCTTGAG CTAATAATAGGAGGCCTGGATAAGATAGACCTGAATGACTGGAAGTCAAACACACGTCTAAAGCACTGCATGGCAGATAGCAATATCGTAAAGTGGTTTTGGCAAGCTGTGGAAACGTTTGATGAGGAAAGAAGGGCAAGGCTGTTACAGTTTGTGACTGGGTCCACACGTGTCCCTCTTCAAGGTTTCAAGGCTTTGCAAG GTTCTACAGGCGCTGCAGGACCCAGGCTGTTTACCATCCATTTGATAGATGCAAATACAGACAACCTTCCAAAAGCCCACACTTG CTTTAACCGGATTGACATTCCGCCTTATGAGTCATATGAGAAGCTTTATGAGAAGCTACTGACAGCTGTGGAAGAGACATGTGGATTTGCTGTGGAGTGA
- the SMURF1 gene encoding E3 ubiquitin-protein ligase SMURF1 isoform X4, which translates to MSNPGTRRNGSSIKIRLTVLCAKNLAKKDFFRLPDPFAKIVVDGSGQCHSTDTVKNTLDPKWNQHYDLYVGKTDSITISVWNHKKIHKKQGAGFLGCVRLLSNAISRLKDTGYQRLDLCKLNPTDTDAVRGQIVVSLQTRDRIGSGGSVVDCRGLLENEGTVYEDSGPGRPLSCFMEEPAPYTDTTGAAGGGNCRFVESPSQDQRLQAQRLRNPEVRGHVQTPQNRPHGHQSPDLPEGYEQRTTVQGQVYFLHTQTGVSTWHDPRIPRDLNSVNCDELGPLPPGWEVRSTVSGRIYFVDHNNRTTQFTDPRLHHIMNHQCQLKEPSQPLPVPNEGSLEDGEELPAQRYERDLVQKLKVLRHELSLQQPQAGHCRIEVSREEIFEESYRQIMKMRPKDLKKRLMVKFRGEEGLDYGGVAREWLYLLCHEMLNPYYGLFQYSTDNIYMLQINPDSSINPDHLSYFHFVGRIMGLAVFHGHYINGGFTVPFYKQLLGKPIQLSDLESVDPELHKSLVWILENDITPVLDHTFCVEHNAFGRILQHELKPNGRNVPVTEENKKEYVRLYVNWRFMRGIEAQFLALQKGFNELIPQHLLKPFDQKELELIIGGLDKIDLNDWKSNTRLKHCMADSNIVKWFWQAVETFDEERRARLLQFVTGSTRVPLQGFKALQGAAGPRLFTIHLIDANTDNLPKAHTCFNRIDIPPYESYEKLYEKLLTAVEETCGFAVE; encoded by the exons taTTATGTGCCAAGAATCTTGCAAAAAAAGATTTCTTCA GACTTCCTGATCCATTTGCAAAAATAGTAGTAGACGGATCAGGTCAGTGCCATTCAACTGACACTGTGAAGAACACGTTAGACCCCAAGTGGAACCAGCATTATGATCT aTATGTTGGGAAAACAGATTCTATAACCATCAGTGTATGGAATCACAAGAAAATACACAAGAAACAGGGAGCTGGCTTCCTGGGGTGTGTCCGTCTCCTTTCCAATGCCATCAGCAGACTAAAAGATACTGGAT ACCAGCGTTTGGATCTATGCAAATTAAACCCCACAGATACTGATGCAGTACGAGGCCAAATAGTGG TCAGTTTACAGACACGGGACAGAATAGGCTCAGGAGGTTCTGTGGTAGATTGTAGAGGGCTGTTGGAGAACGAAGG AACGGTTTATGAAGATTCTGGACCTGGAAGGCCACtcagctgtttcatggaggaACCAGCACCATATACAGATACTACTGGTGCTGCTGGTGGAGGGAATTGTAGGTTTGTGGAATCCCCTAGTCAAGATCAGAGGCTTCAGGCACAGCGACTTCGAAACCCTGAAGTCAGAGGTCATGTACAAACACCTCAGAATAGACCACATGGTCATCAGTCACCTGACCTACCTGAAGGTTACG AACAAAGGACAACGGTACAGGGACAGGtttattttttgcacacacagacTGGAGTTAGTACGTGGCATGACCCCAGGATACCAAG aGACCTTAACAGTGTGAATTGTGATGAACTAGGACCTCTGCCACCGGGTTGGGAAGTGAGAAGTACAGTGTCTGGAAGAATATATTTTGTAGATCACAATAACAGAACCACACAGTTCACAGACCCAAGATTACATCACATTATGAA CCATCAATGCCAACTAAAAGAACCGAGCCAGCCTTTGCCAGTCCCAAATGAGGGGTCATTAGAAGATGGTGAGGAGTTGCCTGCACAAAGATATGAAAGAGACTTAGTACAGAAATTAAAAGTCCTTAGACATGAACTCTCTCTTCAGCAACCACAAGCTGGTCACTGCCGCATTGAAGTATCCAGAGAAGAAATATTTGAG GAGTCCTACCGTCAGATAATGAAGATGAGGCCAAAAGACTTGAAAAAGAGGCTGATGGTGAAATTTCGAGGAGAAGAAGGCTTGGATTATGGTGGAGTGGCAAG AGAGTGGTTGTATTTACTGTGCCATGAAATGTTGAACCCCTATTATGGACTCTTCCAGTACTCTACTGACAATATTTACATGCTGCAAATCAATCCAGACTCTTCTATCAATCCT GATCACTTATCATATTTCCATTTTGTTGGTCGGATAATGGGTTTAGCTGTGTTCCATGGACACTACATCAATGGGGGTTTCACAGTTCCCTTCTACAAACAGCTGCTGGGGAAACCCATTCAGCTATCTGATCTGGAATCTGTTGACCCAGAACTGCACAAGAGTTTAGTTTGGATTTT AGAGAATGACATCACCCCAGTGTTGGACCATACTTTCTGTGTGGAACACAATGCTTTTGGGCGGATTCTGCAGCATGAGCTCAAACCAAATGGCAGAAATGTTCCTGTTACAGAAGAGAACAAGAAAGAATATGTCAG GTTGTATGTAAACTGGCGATTTATGAGAGGAATTGAGGCACAATTTCTGGCTCTACAAAAAGGTTTTAATGAACTTATTCCTCAACACTTACTAAAGCCTTTTGACCAGAAGGAGCTTGAG CTAATAATAGGAGGCCTGGATAAGATAGACCTGAATGACTGGAAGTCAAACACACGTCTAAAGCACTGCATGGCAGATAGCAATATCGTAAAGTGGTTTTGGCAAGCTGTGGAAACGTTTGATGAGGAAAGAAGGGCAAGGCTGTTACAGTTTGTGACTGGGTCCACACGTGTCCCTCTTCAAGGTTTCAAGGCTTTGCAAG GCGCTGCAGGACCCAGGCTGTTTACCATCCATTTGATAGATGCAAATACAGACAACCTTCCAAAAGCCCACACTTG CTTTAACCGGATTGACATTCCGCCTTATGAGTCATATGAGAAGCTTTATGAGAAGCTACTGACAGCTGTGGAAGAGACATGTGGATTTGCTGTGGAGTGA
- the SMURF1 gene encoding E3 ubiquitin-protein ligase SMURF1 isoform X3 — translation MSNPGTRRNGSSIKIRLTVLCAKNLAKKDFFRLPDPFAKIVVDGSGQCHSTDTVKNTLDPKWNQHYDLYVGKTDSITISVWNHKKIHKKQGAGFLGCVRLLSNAISRLKDTGYQRLDLCKLNPTDTDAVRGQIVVSLQTRDRIGSGGSVVDCRGLLENEGTVYEDSGPGRPLSCFMEEPAPYTDTTGAAGGGNCRFVESPSQDQRLQAQRLRNPEVRGHVQTPQNRPHGHQSPDLPEGYEQRTTVQGQVYFLHTQTGVSTWHDPRIPRDLNSVNCDELGPLPPGWEVRSTVSGRIYFVDHNNRTTQFTDPRLHHIMNHQCQLKEPSQPLPVPNEGSLEDGEELPAQRYERDLVQKLKVLRHELSLQQPQAGHCRIEVSREEIFEESYRQIMKMRPKDLKKRLMVKFRGEEGLDYGGVAREWLYLLCHEMLNPYYGLFQYSTDNIYMLQINPDSSINPDHLSYFHFVGRIMGLAVFHGHYINGGFTVPFYKQLLGKPIQLSDLESVDPELHKSLVWILENDITPVLDHTFCVEHNAFGRILQHELKPNGRNVPVTEENKKEYVRLYVNWRFMRGIEAQFLALQKGFNELIPQHLLKPFDQKELELIIGGLDKIDLNDWKSNTRLKHCMADSNIVKWFWQAVETFDEERRARLLQFVTGSTRVPLQGFKALQGSTGAAGPRLFTIHLIDANTDNLPKAHTCFNRIDIPPYESYEKLYEKLLTAVEETCGFAVE, via the exons taTTATGTGCCAAGAATCTTGCAAAAAAAGATTTCTTCA GACTTCCTGATCCATTTGCAAAAATAGTAGTAGACGGATCAGGTCAGTGCCATTCAACTGACACTGTGAAGAACACGTTAGACCCCAAGTGGAACCAGCATTATGATCT aTATGTTGGGAAAACAGATTCTATAACCATCAGTGTATGGAATCACAAGAAAATACACAAGAAACAGGGAGCTGGCTTCCTGGGGTGTGTCCGTCTCCTTTCCAATGCCATCAGCAGACTAAAAGATACTGGAT ACCAGCGTTTGGATCTATGCAAATTAAACCCCACAGATACTGATGCAGTACGAGGCCAAATAGTGG TCAGTTTACAGACACGGGACAGAATAGGCTCAGGAGGTTCTGTGGTAGATTGTAGAGGGCTGTTGGAGAACGAAGG AACGGTTTATGAAGATTCTGGACCTGGAAGGCCACtcagctgtttcatggaggaACCAGCACCATATACAGATACTACTGGTGCTGCTGGTGGAGGGAATTGTAGGTTTGTGGAATCCCCTAGTCAAGATCAGAGGCTTCAGGCACAGCGACTTCGAAACCCTGAAGTCAGAGGTCATGTACAAACACCTCAGAATAGACCACATGGTCATCAGTCACCTGACCTACCTGAAGGTTACG AACAAAGGACAACGGTACAGGGACAGGtttattttttgcacacacagacTGGAGTTAGTACGTGGCATGACCCCAGGATACCAAG aGACCTTAACAGTGTGAATTGTGATGAACTAGGACCTCTGCCACCGGGTTGGGAAGTGAGAAGTACAGTGTCTGGAAGAATATATTTTGTAGATCACAATAACAGAACCACACAGTTCACAGACCCAAGATTACATCACATTATGAA CCATCAATGCCAACTAAAAGAACCGAGCCAGCCTTTGCCAGTCCCAAATGAGGGGTCATTAGAAGATGGTGAGGAGTTGCCTGCACAAAGATATGAAAGAGACTTAGTACAGAAATTAAAAGTCCTTAGACATGAACTCTCTCTTCAGCAACCACAAGCTGGTCACTGCCGCATTGAAGTATCCAGAGAAGAAATATTTGAG GAGTCCTACCGTCAGATAATGAAGATGAGGCCAAAAGACTTGAAAAAGAGGCTGATGGTGAAATTTCGAGGAGAAGAAGGCTTGGATTATGGTGGAGTGGCAAG AGAGTGGTTGTATTTACTGTGCCATGAAATGTTGAACCCCTATTATGGACTCTTCCAGTACTCTACTGACAATATTTACATGCTGCAAATCAATCCAGACTCTTCTATCAATCCT GATCACTTATCATATTTCCATTTTGTTGGTCGGATAATGGGTTTAGCTGTGTTCCATGGACACTACATCAATGGGGGTTTCACAGTTCCCTTCTACAAACAGCTGCTGGGGAAACCCATTCAGCTATCTGATCTGGAATCTGTTGACCCAGAACTGCACAAGAGTTTAGTTTGGATTTT AGAGAATGACATCACCCCAGTGTTGGACCATACTTTCTGTGTGGAACACAATGCTTTTGGGCGGATTCTGCAGCATGAGCTCAAACCAAATGGCAGAAATGTTCCTGTTACAGAAGAGAACAAGAAAGAATATGTCAG GTTGTATGTAAACTGGCGATTTATGAGAGGAATTGAGGCACAATTTCTGGCTCTACAAAAAGGTTTTAATGAACTTATTCCTCAACACTTACTAAAGCCTTTTGACCAGAAGGAGCTTGAG CTAATAATAGGAGGCCTGGATAAGATAGACCTGAATGACTGGAAGTCAAACACACGTCTAAAGCACTGCATGGCAGATAGCAATATCGTAAAGTGGTTTTGGCAAGCTGTGGAAACGTTTGATGAGGAAAGAAGGGCAAGGCTGTTACAGTTTGTGACTGGGTCCACACGTGTCCCTCTTCAAGGTTTCAAGGCTTTGCAAG GTTCTACAGGCGCTGCAGGACCCAGGCTGTTTACCATCCATTTGATAGATGCAAATACAGACAACCTTCCAAAAGCCCACACTTG CTTTAACCGGATTGACATTCCGCCTTATGAGTCATATGAGAAGCTTTATGAGAAGCTACTGACAGCTGTGGAAGAGACATGTGGATTTGCTGTGGAGTGA